In the Sarcophilus harrisii chromosome 3, mSarHar1.11, whole genome shotgun sequence genome, one interval contains:
- the LOC116423073 gene encoding cadmium/zinc-transporting ATPase HMA2-like, protein MEATNVMEATGFMEATSVTEPTSVTEIMGVTEATGFRGHGFHRGHWFHGGHGFHECHGSHGCHGDHECHRDHECHGGHECHGDHECHGDPECHRGHKCHGSHELGHKCHGDHKCHRSHEYHRDHEFHGGHECHGGHKCLRGHECHRDHEFHGGHECHGDHGCHGGHDCHRDHKCHGDHECHRGHECHGGHKCHGDHEFHGGLFPGLMFVFLAVVQPWRCSSPQPSLPSWTHQREPVRQHGRSHLQILVKSQTIEPLLRHGSAHLLL, encoded by the coding sequence ATGGAGGCCACAAATGTCATGGAGGCCACAGGTTTCATGGAGGCCACGAGTGTCACAGAGCCCACAAGTGTCACAGAGATCATGGGTGTCACAGAGGCCACGGGTTTCAGAGGCCACGGGTTTCACAGAGGCCACTGGTTTCATGGAGGCCACGGGTTTCACGAGTGTCACGGAAGCCACGGGTGTCATGGAGACCACGAGTGTCACAGAGACCACGAGTGTCACGGAGGCCACGAGTGTCATGGAGACCATGAGTGTCATGGAGACCCCGAGTGTCACAGAGGCCACAAGTGTCATGGAAGCCATGAGTTAGGCCACAAGTGTCATGGAGACCACAAGTGTCACAGAAGCCACGAGTATCACAGAGACCATGAGTTTCATGGAGGCCACGAGTGTCATGGAGGCCACAAGTGTCTCAGAGGCCACGAGTGTCACAGAGACCATGAGTTTCATGGAGGCCACGAGTGTCATGGAGACCATGGGTGTCATGGAGGCCACGATTGTCACAGAGACCACAAGTGTCATGGAGACCATGAGTGTCACAGAGGCCACGAGTGTCATGGAGGCCACAAGTGTCATGGAGACCATGAGTTTCATGGAGGCCTGTTCCCTGGCTTGATGTTTGTGTTCCTGGCCGTTGTCCAGCCCTGGAGATGCAGCTCCCCCCAACCTAGTCTGCCCTCCTGGACTCACCAGAGGGAACCAGTGAGACAGCATGGAAGGTCCCATCTGCAG